The proteins below are encoded in one region of Oncorhynchus tshawytscha isolate Ot180627B linkage group LG04, Otsh_v2.0, whole genome shotgun sequence:
- the LOC112232783 gene encoding T-cell acute lymphocytic leukemia protein 2, whose protein sequence is MTRKVFTNTRERWRQHNVNTAFAELRKLIPTHPPEKKLSKNEILRLAMRYINFLVQLLESQSGQPASHSPTALLTFLRGNVERLHSSSQTWGLASDTDALSPGSSCDSTEAW, encoded by the coding sequence ATGACCAGAAAGGTGTTCACCAACACACGGGAGCGCTGGCGGCAGCACAACGTCAACACTGCCTTCGCTGAGCTCCGTAAGCTcatccccacccacccaccagagAAGAAGCTGAGCAAGAACGAGATCCTGCGGCTGGCAATGCGTTACATCAACTTCCTGGTGCAGCTGCTGGAGAGCCAGAGTGGCCAGCCTGCCTCACACTCCCCTACAGCCCTGCTCACCTTCCTCAGGGGCAACGTGGAacgtctccactcctcctcccagacctggggCCTGGCCAGCGACACTGACGCCCTCTCCCCTGGATCAAGCTGTGACAGCACCGAGGCCTGGTAG